The window GGCGAGCGCCACACCTGCCGGATCCCCGCGGCCAGTTCGCCACGCCGGTCCGTGCGGACGGGCCGGGCCGGCTCGCTCACCCGCAGCAGCGCGCAGACCCCCGCGGCCAGCGCGAACGACGCCGCGTCGAGCAGCGCCACGGCGCCGCCCCCGAACCGGGCGTACAAGCCGGCGCCGGTCAGCGGCGCGAGGAGCTTCATGCCCTCGGCCGCGATCATCCGGAGTCCGTTGAAGTCGCCGAGCAGCCGGACGTCCACGGTGTGCGCGACGAGCGCCGTCTCGGCCGCGTCCATCACGACGCCACTCACCCCGTAGAGCACGAGGACGGCGAAGAGGATCCAGATCCGTTCCGCCGAATCGACCGCGAGCAGCACGGTGAGCAGCCCCGCCATGGTGAGGTTCGCCCGGATCAGCAGCGGTTTGCGGCGCACCCGGTCGGCGAGCGTGCCGAGCGCGGGCCCGATCAGCGACGGAAGCCACATGGCGAACACGGCAAGCGCCGCCAGACTGTCCGACCCGGTCAGGGACTTGACCCAGATCCCCGCCGTGAGCCACATCGCGGACGTCCCGAACCCCGTGATGACGACCGCCGCCAGATACAGCCCGGCGTTGCGGTCTCGCAGCACCCTGCCCGCCGCCGACCCTGCCACAGCGCCTCCCGAACCCTGATGACCCGCACGTGTGTTGTGGGACTCATGCTGGCGACTGAGGACGTATCCGGACATCGGGCAGATGCCTTACATCGAGTTGCCGGAAGTTCTTTCGTCAGAAGCGTTGACGAAACATTTGCACCGGCTCTAGCTTCAACGCGTCGTACTTCGTACGTCATATATGAGACGCGATACGCGATACGCGAGATGCGAGAGCCCTTC is drawn from Streptomyces sp. NBC_01717 and contains these coding sequences:
- a CDS encoding MFS transporter — encoded protein: MAGSAAGRVLRDRNAGLYLAAVVITGFGTSAMWLTAGIWVKSLTGSDSLAALAVFAMWLPSLIGPALGTLADRVRRKPLLIRANLTMAGLLTVLLAVDSAERIWILFAVLVLYGVSGVVMDAAETALVAHTVDVRLLGDFNGLRMIAAEGMKLLAPLTGAGLYARFGGGAVALLDAASFALAAGVCALLRVSEPARPVRTDRRGELAAGIRQVWRSPALRPLVLAGSATMLCAGLSGAAVYALVDDGLGHSPTYAGVLYAAQGAGSIAIGLLAGPLLRRLPERVFSAAGIALFAAAVGVRALPYDAVALVASAAIGAGLPCVLIAAMTALQRETPDAVLGRTTATANSLMMVPNAVALALGAGLIAVLDIRVLLPLIGAAGLLTAALLITDRWGRPSAVPTDPVPSSSEA